A window of the Puniceicoccus vermicola genome harbors these coding sequences:
- a CDS encoding transposase family protein translates to MKSVLCSLFWEGYTLYKHKHLGKGHLLFILEALNDPVCGGCGQSCRRIHDQSLRRIRDCDLLDQRLSLELSVRRVRCGRCGTKTERI, encoded by the coding sequence ATGAAGTCTGTACTATGTTCCCTGTTTTGGGAAGGCTACACTTTGTATAAACACAAGCATCTGGGAAAAGGGCATTTGTTGTTCATCCTAGAGGCCCTAAACGATCCGGTCTGTGGAGGTTGTGGGCAGAGTTGCCGGAGGATTCACGACCAGTCGCTGCGCCGTATTCGCGACTGTGATCTGTTGGATCAGCGGTTAAGTCTGGAGTTGAGTGTCCGTCGGGTTCGCTGCGGGCGCTGCGGGACGAAGACCGAACGCATTG